From the Hoplias malabaricus isolate fHopMal1 chromosome 6, fHopMal1.hap1, whole genome shotgun sequence genome, the window AGCAACCAAAACACCATGGCTGGGCATTTatactttgaaactgcagtgttctaATGACAGTCTCTACTGGGCAAATTCAGTCAACCAGGTTTATTTTTGACATAATCCTAATAAACCAATCCCCTCAAATTGTGGAACAGGGTTCCTGACCTGCAGCAAGCAGCACGACCTGTAACAGAGGCAGgaattaatttatattcatAGGTCCAtgtctaataaattaaaggaacactaggtaaaaatTTTTTTCTCCTGGGCCTCCTCATACtgtaatttatttgtacagcactgtactgaaatcaattggggggggggggggttttcTTAAAGGTATATattgtagtttctgcagtgctgaacctgaagcagcaatgacagatgctctgttctccctattactaGTCAGTGTAGCATCactatgattttgaagctgcaattttaaggtgCAAGTATTATATAGCGTTCTTTTAAGATGAAGGTGTAGAGTTACAGCTAAGCCACTTTTAGggcattagtgttttttttattattattaaatatgtgATTTTGATTTACAGAGATAAGAATATTTAGGGACTTCATTGATAACtagttgtggtggtggtggtggggttaAATAACAGAATCCAATGGGCAGGAGCTGAAGCAAGAGATGCAACTCAATAGAGAATAAGTCAAAAAAACTGGAGCATTCTTATAATCAAACACTCCTGGTCCACAGACATGCAATTTTACCGTATGGCACAAAATTCTCTCATATGTCTTTAtcagtaattatatatatatatatatatatatatatatatatatatatatatatatatatatatatatatatatatatatatatggccaaATTAAGAGCATGTCAAGGGGCTGCATTTGCCTCCGTCCTCAAACCAGGTGTTCTTGTTCCTCCCACTCTGAGGAGAGCTCAGTAGGTTGTGGATGAGAATCACAGTCACTCTCATGAGGAGCAGTGCTACCAAGGTCTACACTGTAGTGCAATTCTTCCAAGTCTGTATCTGCCTTGGGCAAATCTGAACCCTCTACACACTCCAGCTCCAAAAGGCTGGGCCTCTCCAGCTCTTCATTATCTTTAATTAGAAAGTGGTAATTTTGTTCTGGCTTTTCAACCTCGGTTTCTTCCTCCTGTGGCTCTGGGGGAAGTTTCAATGCCTCGTCAGAAGCAGGCGCATCAGGGCCAGCGTCCGCAGTGGCTGATGGGATCAGTGCAATGTTCTGGGGGTTCATGTCATGGAACCAGGCCATTATGTTTCCAAGTAAGTTAGCATTGGCAGTAGGGTCTAAGCCTGGGCCATCAGTGTAGGAGTGCAGGTTACTGGGTGTGTATTGGGTGGTGATGTTGCCCAGCCTCATGAGGCTGTCCCCCAGCTCCAACAGCTCAGAGCTGCTAAGTGAAGCACGGGGTAGCTCCACAGGGTGGGGGACAGGCTCTAGTCTGGAAGGCAGAGAGGACCCAATGGCCCCTAGAGAGGCCTCTGCACTGAGCACATCCTGGGGCTCAGAGTCCAAGGCCAGCCCAGACTCCTGCAGGGACAGCTGGATAGCTAGAAGGATGTTTGGGTCATCTTCATCCAATGAGCCAAgagcctaataataaaaaaaaacaaccttctGTTACAACCATTGTAGGTGTTTGTCTTGAAAACAGAAAACTAAGATTATGGGATGGCAATAAttttatgtattatattatatatgagCTAAGAGTTTCCTTTTAATACCAGCAGAATGATTTTTGAGGGGCCTTGTTCATCAAAAATGCTATAACAATTGATTGATGGCACATGTTCAATATTTTAGGCCCAGTTCTGGCATCAACATGCATCCTGTGTGATCCAATTTTAAATGGCCAGCACAAAATATAGGTGCGCACGGGGTATTATGTGTCTCAAGAATGCATTGTAATCCACCCAAACCCTCCATAGTCAGAGGGTGTCACAGATGCATATGACCACATTATTTTTGTAGTGTCTCAATGCACCTCTGAGCAATATGCACCACCTGTCTTAACCGCATCTCTGCTCCAGCCAGTGTTtgtcaaataaaaatgtgaaatgatatgtgtgtgtgtcttgtggtTGTGATTCTTTCACAAACATTCAAtacttatatttaatttaacctGTATATATTTGAACATTAAAGTGAAAACTTTCTGATGGGTTTTATTATGTTTCTACGACAAAAGCTTGCTGAGTTCTTTAAGTGTtttctatttctgttttatttctgtttaatcTTGCTTGAGGCAGCACCAATTCTGCCATGCCCAACCTCCAGTGGAAATGTGAGAAATCTGATTAAAAGCCATCACAGCAGATACATGGCAGGGGTGGACATCTATGCTTTTTGGCAGTCATTTGTAATCAGATCACTCAAAAAGGAATATTAATGCCATGTGTGAACTGGGCCATAGATAtagtatttttaatatttacagacatatagatacatttaatatttcatgcaTTCTTTTCATTAAAAGCTGTATTGTAATGGAATGGCAAGGGTGAAACTCACTGTGGTGACACCATATCTCCTTGAACCACTTCCTTCTTGAGGGTCTGTGAACATATAAACCAAACTTTCATTTACACACAGCAGAGCAAACCCCTCAACACTTGTTTCGACAATGATTAAAAGCATCTCAGGTGAGGGATAAGGTACCTAAAGTGCTGACGTTGGGATCACTGGGTTCAGGGGTATTGCTGCGGAGACTATGTAAACTGAGCAGGTCTCCTCTCCTCCGCTGCCTGTGCCTTCGTCTGTATTGAAAGTCTGAGTACTCCTAGAccaagagaaaacacacacacacacacacacgcacgcacagaGGTCAGAATCTAAACCTGATTATTACCACTCAAAGAAAGAATTTTCAGTAGGCCACATCAGATCTAACACAGAACAAAATGTGTATAAAGTGGCTGAAggattaaatttaaaaatctacTAAATTTACATAACAAACCTAAGATTGAAAACATTGTACCGTTGAACAGTTTTAAGGCTATGGTGAAGTCCTTTGAGGCCAGATTACCAATGTGTAGATGTTATAAATAAGATGCATTTATCTCAATATGATTTTGTGTATATTCTTTGTTGCAGCTCTGTGTTTCTAGCCAGGTCTCCCTTGTAAAAGAGATCAGTGATCTCAATGGAGCTAATctggttaaataaaggttaaatataaaaaaaaaaacaataaatccatattcagagaaaaaaaattacacaacTCTTCAGAATTATTTAATGCTTTTATCTATTTTTGTCCCAATATTCCTATTTTTACTCCTTCACATATTTTTTTTGACTTGCCGCTTGAAACAAGGTATAGTACTTAAAATCTTCCCCCCCTGAATTGTGAAAACATTTCAAGAGCCGGATAAATCAGTTTCTGGCATTACTATAGCAATATAATGCAATATCACAATCACGTCGGCCATTTATCTAAAGCATTAACACTTGAAGTTTGCTCGCAGCTTCAGTTTcacacaaaaatgaaaataattttatgaagaattaaattaataaagaacacaaataaaaaggaCAATTGCTTTGTTACCAGGTTACTAGCCATGCTCTTTAAGCAGCTCTGCCAATCTACAGTGATATCAGAAGAGAGTACAGCAACCTCATTTCTAAATTTTAAGCTAGGTTATTTTAGGGAATCATTTTCCTCCAGAAAAATTCAACAATCATATACTATCACCCATTTCTAACTCTTCTgcgatatgaagctgaatttagTTCTTAATAATAACCTGATTACAAAAAAAGCCCACCCACAATCCAGTCTTTCCTTAAGGAAAATAAGGAATTTAATACATATTAAGAGCATACACCTGGAGAGTTAATTATAAGAATTTATGTCCACTTTTAAGGCATTATTAACTGGGTCATAACCAAAAGCTATGTAACAACAAATGTCCTTGTTTATTTTGAGGAGGTGACTGGCGAGTACATATCAGGTTCTAAAACTTTATCGTGGAAATACTGGAAATACTGCATATGCTGGATAtatgtaatgttatttaaatgcatggaaataaaacattttgttttctttttttcaccaGACTGTAGATGTTTTCTGTGGTACCTGTGACTGGTCTCCTGTATTGTCAAAGTTCTCACTGTGTTCCCTCCCTCCCAGTATTGAGTGATCCCTCAGCATCTTTAGACACAGAATGAGACACAGTGACCTAGTGATGCTAGCAGCAGCACCAAGACgcctcacacaaagacacaagGGTAGCAGTTGCATTTGGGCTGTTTGCATTCCAGTTAGCTTGTGTTAGGACAGCAACAACAGTTAAACAGCGGAAATGATCACAGAGACATAAGCAGTTCTCGCACCTCAGGGGAGGCAAATCCTAGATACTCCCAATCCCATGTTCCACCAGcaaaactgaaagaaaaaggGGTAATATTTTCAGATGAcctattttataaaataaaatggtaatTAACACAACTTCTGAATATTCTAATATTCCAGcaaacactttaaataaatctaAGAACATGACTTTATTGTTGACTATATAAATGTCCAAGAACATCTCTCCTATCTCTCACTTATTTTAAGAGAATGTCAGAAAAAGAATCTTTTAATGATTTCAACTAATGATGAAAAAGCAAAAGACACAGTAGGCAGTGCAAGACATACCTTCGTCTTGGTGCTTCAGGAGAGTCATTTGGTGCCACGCCCCGTGCCACAGAGGCCAGGAATTCTCGTCTCTTCTGCTGGATGAGACATGCAGCACTGATAATCTTATGGCGAGGGGTACGGAGGTAAGGCCTGTTTACCTTCTGGGCAAGATCCTCTGTCACCATCTCCAGGTCAGTCTGTAAACAAGAATTATGCACAATTCTGAAGATCATGGATCAAGTATCATCtaagtgaaataaaaataaaatattctttttaaaaaacaaacattaaatatgCTAATTTATGCTCATTTTAATGCACAATATCTGTTAattatctgagtgtgtgtgaatgagtgtataacACCCAAACCAATTTACAATTTTGGTACAGTAATGCTTTAACCTCCAcataaacaggaaaaaaattaatataaaatgtaccATAATTTGTGCACAAGCTATACATGTCATTCTGACGGATTAAGGCAAAAACTATACAAAAGAAACACAGACAACTGAAATCTTTTGAACGTATACCTGCATAAGttcaaatatttctttttttgtgcttttggGTTCTAAAAAGAAACCGTAGGGATAAGAGCACTTAAGGATGCGTCGGGTCTTGAGAAGTTCTTGAATCCCATCTTCAATGAACATGGTGTCAGGTGGAGTGCCCTCTCCTGGAgaataaaagtataaataaacaTGGTGTATCTTACAGAGAAGTAGacataaatattacaaaatggGAATGTAAGTAGGTGTATGAGAGGGCCACAGTGCATAGTTGAATGCTATTTGAATCTGACTCACGGCACATGAAGGCTTTACTCAGCTGCTCCATTTTCTCTTTTGCTGTTTTCAGGAGACGCTGTTCCAGCTGGATTAGAAGAATTTGTGATTGACTCTTAATAGTTCCATTATTGACAACTACCTAAATCACACAAGTCTTACACGGCCTGAAATACTCACTTTGTAACTGTGTTCATGGTTCTTGTATCGAGTGTAATAGTGCATAAAGCGGTCGAGTTCTTGAAAGCTCTTATGCTTCTTCTCAGCCTGAGAAGATGGATGAAAACAGTAATGACAATAGTAAATCAGTTACTCTTTTTCTCAGGGTAAAATCTGTCTGTTCATTGTAAAGGTGGTAATTTAATTTTTACcaagacttttttttattgagcttacaggtgctggtcataaaattagaatatcatgaaaaagtttatttatttcagtaattccattcagaaagttaaacttgtatattatactcattcattacacacagactgatatatttcaagtgtttatttcttttaatttgatgattataactgacaactaatgaaaaccccaaattcggtttctcagaaaattagaatattgtgaaaatgagccacactctaatcagctaattaactcaaaacacctgcaaaagcCTTTacatggtctctcagtctagttccgTAGATCCCACAATCATGgggctgacttgacagttgtccaaaagacgatcattgacaccttacacaagcagggcaagacacactaattttatgaccagcacctgtagcTTAGTTCCTTTGAAAAGAGCAAAACCAGCCGACAGTGTATTTGTACATAAACAAGTGCCCTCTTAGCAGCAGGCAGTTTGATAAACATTGCATATATAATACCTCCACTGTCATCTCCTTGGACTGCTCCTCCACCAGTTGGATGACCTCATAGCGGGTGCAGCGATAGTAGCCTCCAGTGGAGGAGCTGTGCTTTTTCCACTCCTCAAGACATATCCAGCAGAAGTCATACTTACActaaaaaaacattgaaaattaGAGATAAGTTACTATATTTAGGGTTTAATGAGAACTTGTATTCTGTAGTCATGATAGGCACTGTGACAtggttaataataaataatacattttatttactgtgacTCGTGTGATATGCCAAGCCACTAAATGGGTATCAAGAAGAATTGACAAAGATATGTGAAGAACTGTTATTCTAATATTTATCAATTATTATGAAGTTACACGTTTTTAAGAAGCAACAGGGACTGTATTGACTGGACTAAATGATAAAATGACCAGGATGCGTCATCAGAGATTAAGTAAAAACATGCTGAGTTGAAGCACTGGCATCTTTGAGAGCAGTGCCAGAGCCAGTATGTTCCCCTTTGAGGAGGTCTGTTCTAAAAAGCCTCTGAATCCTTCAAATGGGCTCCATGGCCAGAGACTGGCTTTGTATTTCAAAGATGAAGACAGCTTAAAGCCCACAAATACTAATAAACAGCCACCGAAGTTTCTCCTGATCTAGTAAGCAAATCATTTCCAAAAAACTATAGAAGTGCAAACGCCATGgcttttgttttaaacaaagaaagttAGGCATAACAGCATGATTAAAAGGTGTAAACACAGtggttagttttttttaaacaaagaaaactaaGTATCATGTGTTTCTTCAGCCACTCATAATCATCACTcataaggtggaacagaaaattcaaataAGAAGCTGGCAAATAATGCCAATATTAGCATGTAAACTAACCCATTTAAAGTGAAACCCAATGTGAATAAGACTGTGAAAATAAGTGTGTacattgtgaataagaagcaaacatCTACCTTCTAAAATATAATGTGAAAGGGAAAAATCAGtaagaaatataatatataatatataaaatatatctcACGTAGTAAAATATTTACGGTGGAAATGGAAAGACAAATATGAAGCTGGTAAATACATAAAACATGGGGGGAAGCTTATTCACTTTTTGACTTTCATTagtgtatgtaaatattttagtgAAAGGACGTACAGTTTCCTGAGTAGATATGTTGATTATATTCTTTGTGCTGAGAATGTGCAAAGTTCTTAAACTTGTCTTAGACTCACTGGCCACCTATATGAGCTTTGCATCTGAGGAGAAAGGGGGAAGGGGGCAGCAGACAAATCTAACCAGTGTTTTGAATTTGTACTGTGGTACATGCGTGATTGCATctataaatttataaaaatcAATCAGCACTAATCAGCAACTTACTCCATGGGGTATTCCACAAagaaggatttctcagttagccagctaACAAAAATCTAATGCAagttgaggactgtccaatacagtggtgtgaaaaggTTTGGGCACCCCTGGCAATTATCGTGATTTTCCTTTATAgatcattgttttttttggatcagcaatttcagttaaatatatcatatagcaTACAAACACAGTGATACTTGAGGAGTGAAATGAAGTTTACAGGATTTACACAAAGTatgcaataattattttaacaaaattagGCAGGCGCATCCTTGTCATACATTTAGCACTAATTATTGGAACACAAAATTTGTTTTGTACGCTCATTGACACTTGACCTACATACACAGGTGAATCCAATTACGAGAAAGTGTTAAAGTGGCCAACTGCAAGTTTTTCAACTCTTTGCATCTTCTCTGAAGAGTGGTAACATGGGAGCCTTAAAACAAATCTCAAATCACCTGAAAACAAAGATTGTTCAACATCATGGTTTAGGGGAATGATACAAAAAGCTATCTCAGAGATTTCAGCTGTCAGTTTCCACTGGGAGGAACATAGTGAGGAAATGGAAGACCACTTCTAATTAAGGCCCAAAGTGGCAGgccaagaaaaatctcagataaGCAGAGGTGCAGGATGGTGAGAACAGTCATAGTCAACCCACAGATCAGCTCCAAAGACCTACAACAGGAGAGGCTGTATGGGAGAATAATGCAGAAGAAGCCTTTTCTGGTCACACGCCACAGAGTCGCTTGAGGTATGCTAAAGCACATTTGGACAAGCCAGCTTCGTTTAGAAATAAACTAAAATTGAGTTATTTGGACATAAAAAGGGGCGGTAtgcatggcagaaaaagaacacAGAATTCCAAGACAAACACTTGCTACCCACAGTAAAACTTGGTGGCAGTTCCATCATGCTGTGGGGCTGTGTGGCCAGTGCAGATACTAGGAATCTTGTTAAAGTTGGTAGTTGCATGGATTCCAGTCAATATCAGCAGATTCTTGAGCAATGTTCAAGTTGAATTGCGCAGGGGCTGGATACTTCAACAAGACAACGACCctaaacactgctcaaaaacTACTAAGACATTCATGCAGAGGAACAAGTACAATGTTCTGAAATAACCATCTCAGTTCCCTGACCTTAATATTATTGAAAATCTGTGGTGTGATTTAAAGCGGGCTATCCATGCTTGGAAACCGTCAAACCCGACTAAACAGGAGATGTTTTGTAAAGAATAATGGTCCAAAATATGTTCAACCTGAATCCAGACTCTCGTTGGTATATAGGAATAGGAAGCTTTTGGAAGTGTTTAGAGGCTGTTATTTCCACAAAAAGAGGATCTACCAAATGTTGATGTAGTTTTCTGTTGGGGTGCCCGAATTTATGCACCtgcctaattttgtttaaacaattattgcacactttctTTAAATCCTATAAACTTCAATTCACTTCTCAAATATCAATGTGTTCATCTGCTATaggatatatttaactgaaattgctgatcCAAACCaccaatgatttataaaggaaaatcctgaaaattatcaggggtgcccaaaATTTTTTATAGCGCTGTAGGAatcttcctcagctctgttcATATTGAACAGGCTTGACTAAAGGCTTacgttatctggctaaactgagaaatctttGTGTAATACCCCCAGCTCTATTACTGCCTCCTAGTTGTAACATCATCAAATTGAATAAAATCATGCATTGTGTAATTATTTATATCCCAATTACTACTATCCCCACTAATACTAATATTACATAAAATTGTAtcctttaaaagaaaataaataaaaaattaaatgtaaatctcATGTTAAGTAAATTAAATAACAATGACGTAACCTGTATGTTTAATCTCTCAGagggtgcttttttttttttgtttaatcatGGTATTCAGATAAATCTTTTACCATGCATCAACAATATacttatatttacattcattcccACCAATATGCAGCATGTAATTTAttatcatgtatttatttagctTATGTTAAATTAGCTGCACAAAAGCTTTACagctaaaattattttataattgagGATGACATTAATATTAGTGCTTTGGAGAAAAAATGACCAGGTCATAAGCAGCTTGAGTCTTGATATTTTAAAAGCTGTTAAACAGTGCTAAGAGTGTTCTTGATTCACAGCTGAAAGCAGCAGCATGATCTTTCAAAGGATCTAATCAATGCACTTCACTATGAAATGTCTTCCTGTTTCCAAGCAACAAAAATGTTAGTTTCTCTGCAGGTATTGCAAAGTTACAGGCTTTGCAATATCCAGCAAGGCACAAGTGATCTTCTACTGCAGAGAACTGCTTTTCAAACTTATCCAAACTATATGTCTCAGGGCACCAGCACAACGCTCAGTTTGAAATTACTGGCTTTTACTATAGCATTGTAAAGAGATTCCTGAGTATCCCAAAGATGAGCCGAATTTTACCAAATTATATATTAGGTGCTACTCATATAGCATAGCAAAATAAGTTATAATATACAAATTCAAAAACAGCTGGAAAAACATCCAATTCCATTCAGCCATCATATGATGAAAGCAGCAGCACAGAATTCTCAGTGGACTTTGATATTAATAAGTGCTCTAAGCACATTTAGCTTTCATTTTGCAAGTATTTGCCATCTTTTTTCTCATCAGCAAGTGTGTCCTGTGAATAACTCTTCTCCTTCCCCCATCTCGTTGACTGTCATTCAAAGTCCGAGTCAAGCCATCATTAGGAAAATAACAGGGAGGCATAGGCTTCTACATAATCTTTTATTGAGACACCTGCCTCTGACGTCAAAACAGCTCTTTAGCATCCAACTGACACCGTGTGTAGATGAGATGCTGCCCAGacaatacacaaaaaatacCAGgccccaaataaataaaaaaaacgcaCTGCATATTCTTTATAAGTATTCAAATAACTGGTCTCTGGCAACTGCCAAATGCTTCGGTAATTCAAAGGTATTTAGTTTTTATggtaggtgagagtggggaacAGGAATTCAGAACTTCTCTAATCATTTGAACATGTAATATCTATGAACAATTTAGATAGAATTGGTTGTTAATTCATTGTAAAATGTACTGGATGGTCTCCTTCATGGAGATTTTGGAAAGAGATGCAAAATTACTGATTACTGTAAATTAGTTTATTTGGATTCATTCTAATGTTACTACTCTTCTGGAAAAAAATGGTTTAGTTCTCaattatatgtaaatacaaTTTTCATGACAACAGTTTAATGGTTTCCATGCTGAGATAAAAACAGCAGATTATAGAAACAAAGGCTATATCTACAACAAAAGATTTTGTTAGCTCTCATGCATCTCAAAATGCATATAACAAAGTGATTCTGAGACCTAACTGGTTTACTTAGTTTTACAAAAATTATTCAGACCTTTAATCTcagctctttgttttatttcatatccCATGTGTGGgggtatatattttttaggtATACTACTGTGGATATAGCTTCAGACATCCAAGTAAAGTAGCAGCAGTGTAGAAGATAAAATCTGAACATAATGACCAGAGTAATAATGTGTTCAAGAGATATCTGTTGACCACTGACCTTGGCACATTGCATGTGATTGCAGCCTTCATTTTTCTGAATAGGCGACTTGCAGTTGGCACAAGGTTTGGAGTTGGTGAGTAACCACAGGCAGTTAGCAGCATCTTCATAAGCTTCACTTACTCCAGCCACTATCCGGGAGGAATCAGATATTAGAAACATGTTTTCTTATATTTATCAACTATGCAGTTACATAAAGAGATGAATTTAAAAGTTACAACCCGTTTGGCTTGCCAgggatctatggatggttagtaagtggtaaaaacagaaacaagtaCAGAAATAATAGTAGAAACAAGTAACAGGAAAACCAGTGCAAGCAAAACAGCTTCTTTTAAACAGGTACaggaacagccaaacgggttgccaaaatcgcccttggcttgctcacctaGGGATTTTCATATCTTTACATTCTtaaaatttttacatttcatgtcaaaactttgttttaccggaattctgtgaagctgctttgtgacaacatcagttgtaaaaagcgccataaaaataaatttgatttgatttgacaagTTACAGCTTGCATATATGGATATTGCATCTAGGATTATGATTGCTGGAGTTATCTGAATATGCTCATACACTCTTCTGGCTTCATCTCTGAGACTTTCTGCAGCCACATTTTCCATGTCTGGCAATCACATGGTTCATGGGCCTCACCAAGACACTCCCTggaaagaaaaaataacaaataaaaaagtcaTCAACACATTAGCAGAGTAGGTATTTTaagacaaagaaacaaaaagactGATGGCTAAAATAACTGGTGTGGCACACACCAGCAGAATAGGTGTCCTTTTCCACAGTCCACAGCAGGAGCAGAGAGCAGAGGGAAGCCAAGGGGGTCTGAGGCAGAAGTGCCAGGTCTGGAGAGACGAACTGCTCTCTCACACCTCGCAACTGGGCACCAGCGGATAGCTGGGTTGTTATCCACAAAGgcctaaaaatacaaaaaaaatgtccCATTTAAACCACCATAAAATATAATAGCAATACTATTGTTTTCAGATGGACATGAAAATATGTAGGCAAAACTATGAAAGATACAACATATTAATATGCAAAGAGTACCAGAATAAATAGAATGTTTACCAAACTCAAAATTAAACCTgaaaaataacagtaaatatATATGGGCAACAGGTAGCGAGTGTATTTTCCTTAAGCTGTAATTTAAGTCCTTTCCTGCAGACATAAATTGTACCTTAATGTCAAACTGCAGGTAGCGCTTATCCATCTCCTTGGAAACAACACTCTCTATGACTTCCACTGGGACCAACTGAAAACAATCATAGGCTGGACAAAAGATATTATGTGCTTCCCCTTCCTGGATTTTAACATTCAAAAACCTGAAACAAAACAGGAAAATCTCAAGCTGGTAATTCACAAACATGTTAAACCCCCTGCTTTGGTtaaatctgagaaaaaaaagactgcGGTGCTACCAATTTACAAACCTGAACACAGAGATTCTACATGTATGATTTAAACGTAGTAAagcttatttataaataaaatgcttctGATTTTTAGACACTCACCCTTCCCAGCATGCTCGGCAGAACTCGTGCCCACATGGTATGTCCACAGGCTCTTCAAATACCGAAATAGAGCACATGCAAATTCCACACTAAAAGAGAATTAAAACAAAGAACTGCAATATatgacacatttttattttactcttttattACATAATACTTGCACTATATTGAACTACACATTCCTATGTATGCAAAAACAGCTTTGGGAGCATAATAAACAGACTATATCGTTAATGGATGTACAGCTTACTACCAATCCAGCACAAGCAGATGACTGTTAAATGCAAGTGCGCTTCTCTTCCTAGGTTGCAACAAGTGACTCACTGGGGCTAGTCCTTCGTCTGTAGGTGACAAGCTGATCTCATCTGGGGAAGTGAGAGTGGAGCGAGCCGTTCGGGGCGTCCTGGGGGACGGCAGTGTGTCCCA encodes:
- the ankib1a gene encoding ankyrin repeat and IBR domain-containing protein 1, translating into MGNTATKFRKALISGDEALACHIYENNPQFKEALDPNASYGEPYQHNTPLHYASRHAMSRLIRSFLFCKDGNPNKRNVQNETALHTLCMGPHILFGEGALQPRLSCPQQDEQRRAECLQMMLRWTGAKLDQGEYERANVNATDNKKSTCLHYAAAAGMKSCVELLVKNDADLFVENEEHQTPCDCAEKQHHKELALSLESQMVFSQDPGAQEIEAEYAALDRREPFEGLKLQDLRRLKDMLIVETADMLQAPLFTAEALLRAHDWDREKLLEAWMSNAENCCQRSGVQMPTPPPSGYNAWDTLPSPRTPRTARSTLTSPDEISLSPTDEGLAPCGICMCSISVFEEPVDIPCGHEFCRACWEGFLNVKIQEGEAHNIFCPAYDCFQLVPVEVIESVVSKEMDKRYLQFDIKAFVDNNPAIRWCPVARCERAVRLSRPGTSASDPLGFPLLSAPAVDCGKGHLFCWECLGEAHEPCDCQTWKMWLQKVSEMKPEELAGVSEAYEDAANCLWLLTNSKPCANCKSPIQKNEGCNHMQCAKCKYDFCWICLEEWKKHSSSTGGYYRCTRYEVIQLVEEQSKEMTVEAEKKHKSFQELDRFMHYYTRYKNHEHSYKLEQRLLKTAKEKMEQLSKAFMCREGTPPDTMFIEDGIQELLKTRRILKCSYPYGFFLEPKSTKKEIFELMQTDLEMVTEDLAQKVNRPYLRTPRHKIISAACLIQQKRREFLASVARGVAPNDSPEAPRRSFAGGTWDWEYLGFASPEMLRDHSILGGREHSENFDNTGDQSQEYSDFQYRRRHRQRRRGDLLSLHSLRSNTPEPSDPNVSTLDPQEGSGSRRYGVTTALGSLDEDDPNILLAIQLSLQESGLALDSEPQDVLSAEASLGAIGSSLPSRLEPVPHPVELPRASLSSSELLELGDSLMRLGNITTQYTPSNLHSYTDGPGLDPTANANLLGNIMAWFHDMNPQNIALIPSATADAGPDAPASDEALKLPPEPQEEETEVEKPEQNYHFLIKDNEELERPSLLELECVEGSDLPKADTDLEELHYSVDLGSTAPHESDCDSHPQPTELSSEWEEQEHLV